Below is a genomic region from Helicoverpa armigera isolate CAAS_96S chromosome 12, ASM3070526v1, whole genome shotgun sequence.
ATAGATTTAGGTTGAACTATTGAATTCAAGTATAATTTTCTGTTAAAATAATCTTAACTTTTTTTAGGATTCAGTatgcattttcaaaatataccGAAGTAGATCATAGCAACAATGTTCcaacattttaatgtatttcaaaTCACTAGCTGATTGATTTTGTTTGAGATTTAAACTAAACAAGAAAAGccttaagaaataataaaatattgagataTCTAATCAATTTTACCAGCATGCTTTGGAAATTTACTGTGGTTTATAATTTTGGCAATCAGCCAGATTTATAAGATGAATTCAATGTTTCTTTTAAACATCTTAGCTTCAATAAAAATGTGGTAACTGAGCCTTGAATTTGGATAATTATGAATTTACTTCCGCATTATGTTAAGTAACAGGAAGACAGGTCAGGTAGGAAGGTATGGAAGAAGACTTGCTGCACCAACCCCATTATTAGGTATTAGTGGGTAACGGTAGGAGTGATGCGGGCTACATacatacactcagcggcacggaatctggcccaagcacatttgggtcttataaccattatttaaatgaaaaatcagaatttttattttaaaattgtttaatttactcattttccaaaagaaaatgactaacagacaacagaattgtgagaattttcattaagtttcattgagttagaaaacagagtcctttaccgcaataatcaccaaaaacttttaaattcaacatttttaacaaaacagaaagttatcgaattttagtaatggatgtttcttcctcttgatctgatgactgcctgcatacgatctggcatgctctggatcgtgttttttatctccacctgagagatctcctcccaggcagctaccagcgcagttttcagttcactgaaagTCCGTGGTGagttacgacttgcttggacctgtcttttaagcatgttccagacatgttctacaggattcatggctgggtttcttgcaggccagtccaatttttgaataccgacctcgaacaagtaatcggttactcaaAGAACTGTGTGAGgttgagcattgtcctgcattatacgaaattcttcacttcctatgaatccctgacagggtaaaacatgatttgaaggatctcttcaatataccgcactgttgtcagacgactttcgacagccaataattcagtacgggcttctaaACTTCTGCCTCggcaaaccaagatggacccaccatgaaaaccaactgtttgcttggtagtggtgggaagaaaccattctcagCGCTTTCCCCATTcacgttcacggccgtctggagctcttaagacgactctgcattcatcggtccataaaattttactccattagtcatgcgtccaatttgcatgttctcttgcatacctaagtctggctacgcgatggtgcgggagaagttccgggcctcgagttggtcttcgagcacgcagatcccgttcctctatccttcttcttattgtgcacttatggacgttgacttctcttgctgtttgcaaaggctggcgtatctctaacgcagtgagaaacccatttttcattattgcacgtacgataaatcggtcgtcgtgcgccgacgaacaccttacaccccactttctggtcttcttgtgtaaaggccagtctggtcatgcattttctatgcatatctttcacttgtacgcggtgcacttaaagtttcaaccatcttccactgcgtacgcccttgacgtcttagcaactctacttgagcaacttgagctgctgtaagggtaattttcagatcaaattgtgaaaaaaagagaaacaaaaagcgatcataatcattattttttttggaacgttcttagtacttcggcaatttctatctgaatttaaacttaactttctgctttgtgttccaacaacggaatctgtttctagtgttataaaagttagacagacacacatttttctgtatttaaattaacaaatacgaaaggactgacaatatgtcatatgaaattagaagttaaaacagctatctgggctgatatctacttgtgtttgtttgggccaaattccgtgccgctgagtgtatatgTATTTGTACTCAGAATTTACTTGACTGAGACAACAAATTTAAGAGAACTGTAAACAACAGAACTTCTTAACAATAGTCACTCTTCAAAACATTGCTTCCAGGAACTTCCAACTATTCTTTGCGCAAAGAATGTTACACGATGACTCTCCAACGAAAAGGAAGGCAGCGTCAGCTTTGGCTGAGACTAGAATGGCTCTCACGTCCTTGAAGTCGTTCAAACGTCGTAACATCGCCAACGTGCCGATACAGAGGGTTGGGGAGAGTGTTAGGAGTTCAGTTCCTGGAGTGGTGAGGCAGCAGGCTGGCAACTATGATAACAGGCTGCCTAACTCCAATGTCATGGTCAATGTGTATGAGGTATGTTCATCTCTGCGTTCTTGAAACACCAAAGCTAGTTTGATGGTCTTGAAAACAGAATTTTTACCTGCTATATGAAAAAAAGTAGCCACATTAAGAAAATTACATgaaatgtgtttaatttttcGTATCATTATGTAGGATGCTCCATCAACATCACAAGCTACTATTCCTATTGCTGAGGACCCAGGTCCAGCATCTTTAGTTCAGGCATGCAGTAATGTTGAAAATCAGAAAGAAGTTGGGATGTGGACTAATCCAAAAACTAAAATGGTACATTCTAATGTTGTACCACATCAACCTCTGCCATTTACACGTAAGTATAATTTACATCATTGAATTACTAATTGGGGactttgtaaataaagatgTAATTCTATTGTTTGTTATTCAACAGCATATGAAGATGAGGATGATGTCTTAAGGCTTCCAGCAAATCACATGCCTTATTGTGTGGATGACTTATCATTTACTGTGCCTCTATGTGTACCTGATCCCCCAGATTCAACGAAAATTCCTTGTTATAATAAGTCACAGGTAAGAATTTACATACACACAGTGTAAATCAACTAATTCTACAGAATATGCTAATTGTAACACATTATTGTGCTTTCCAGGTGTATGTGAATGAACAAGAATACAGTTTAGAAGAAATAAGatctagaaaatataatttagagaTAAAAGTGAAGACTGAAAAAACTGAAGTTACTGAAGTTCCacagaaatatgaaaatattaatgagaCACTTGCCCAGTGCAGTGCTCTAGAAACATTAGCTAACTGTGCCCTGGACACAGAACAAGATCATTTAGGACAACTGATGCCTTTGACTATGCCTACATTACAAAACATCACAAAAGTAACTAACATGCATTCACCTGGTGAACCTAAAGTGTTAGTTAACTTAGATTCTAAGGAATTCAGTGAGTTGACTGCTGCTAAGAAAGTTGATGAAAATTACAAACCAAGTTCAAGTATGTCTGACAAGGAAAATGACATGCTTACTTCAAGTAACAACTATGGGAATGAAAATGCTGTACCAAATTATGGCAAAAACAACTTGATGGAGGAATTCAACAGAAGCTTGATGGGTAACCTTTTAGGTGATTCTGTAACAGTAAACACCAAAGAGGCCAGATGGGAACTAAGAAACCTCTTTAATGACAATGGTAATAAGTATTtacatcagatttttttttgcaagttactttaaattattatgttacttacattttaatatttttcagaaccATCAATAGTCCAGCCTGTTGTACAACAATTTGAAGTTCCTAATTTTGACATTCACGAGGATAGGTCAATTACAATGGCTATCAATACTAAGAAGAAGCAGGAACTAACTGAAATGAACGTGGTGCCTCAAGATAAAGAAAATGCTTCTAAATTCCAAGCACCTGCACCTGCTGTGCAGCAAACTGTAAGTTTCACTTTTTTTAGGAATCATATTAtaagaaagtaataaaatatatttatcatttatcataATGATGTTTACAGGTTAATAAAACTGCATACTATGAAGAGCCCTCCTGTACacaagtttttaatttcaatataaagGATGCTAGTACACCAAACATGTCTCAGTTCAAGAAACCAACCTCCTGCATTGATCAGTCGACTAAATTCCCATCTATGCCTAAATTTTGTATGGATGAGAGTGCCATAGAACATCAGGAAGCTGGCCTTACCAAGAGGGACGAAAGTTCTAGACAACATGCAACTGATCAACATGCTACAGTAGCTAATCAAGGAGATGGACTCTCAGTAATCATGGAAGCTACAAGGGAATATAATAGGTATGTGCCATCCATCAAGGTATTTAAAACGATTTATGGAGTcagtaaaaaatgaataatccttttaaatatttcagtaaatcgGGCTCTAGTTCTTCTGGACAATCAACAAGAACCAACTTCACTGCCTACACAACTAACTATGACTCTATGTACAACAATAATGATCCATCACAACAGCCCACAACATCAAAAAGGAGTTCTATATCTTCTCAGCCTAGGCAGCTTAATGGACAGTTTGCCAGGATCCATCCTCAAAAGCGAGAAATGCCGGAAAATAAAGTTGCTGCGCCGTCAACTTCAGCTTACCCTTCGCATGATCATCAATACCAGAAGCCTATGCCGCCGAATTACAACGGCTACTCTCCTCAGCAAAGGTCGATGCATGCACACTACCAGCAGCAAAATTATAGTTACCAACAAAACTATTCTAATAACCAGATGATGAATCAACAGCAACAGCAGGGCTATGTGAGTCCTAGTTCTAATGCTTACCACAGTCCCCAGCACACAGGCATGCAAAGTCCTCATGCCATGGGGTCAAATGTTGCTCCTGGCTTTCAAAGTCCTACCTACTCCAACCAAGTTGGTTACCATAGTCCAGGTCATGCAATGATGAGCCCTCAACAAAATTTCGCAAGCCGTCAGGATTATCATTATCCTAGTCAAACTGATAGGCAGCATATTTATGTCAATCAGCATCAACAACAGCAGCAGCATCAGCAACACCAACAACAGCAACAGCATCAGCAACAACAACACCAACAACAGCATCAACAACaccagcagcagcagcaacaccagcagcagcagcagcagcaacagCACCAACAGCAGCAGCAACAGCACCAACAGCAGCAACAACAGCTTCAACAGCAGCAACAACAAGCAGCTGTTTTTCAAAGTCCTCCACATCAGACTCAGTATCAAAATGCTCAGTACTATCAGCGACCTAGCCCTGCAGCGGCACCAGCTAACCAAGGTTACAACCAGCAGGGCTACCATATGCATAATCAGTACAATAATGCTAATATGTACCCCAACCATTCAAGTAACCAAAGTTATAATACTATGCAAAGTCAATACAGACAGCATCCTAAGCAAATGGTTGAAAATTCACCCGCTGGGTATGGAGCTACTAACAACCAGTCGTTCCAAATATATCAGAGTCCCCAAGCAGCACAAAGCAACTACCGCAGTCCCGCGGCGCACGCTACTAACGTGCCAGAGCAGTCTTCAGAGATGCACTTGATGCCGGACAATGCTGCAGGAGGAGATCACAatgtatcaaacaaaaataatactggatctaaaaatcaacaaacacaTAAAAGCCCTACATCTGCACTCAGAAATGTGAGACATGACCAACCAAATCCAGTAAAAATTGGTCAGAAATCACCAGATATTGGTTTTTCAAACCAGTACCTCAATTTCATTTCTAACAGAAATGAACCAAAAGATAATGCTAATACGCCTAAATTCTCAAACAGTCCAAGCATTTCtcaaaaaatgcataaaaactTGTATGTGTCCAGTCCAGAGCAGGCACAAATACCTCCTTCCTCTGGTATGTCTGACTCAGACAGTAAGGATGGCATGACAGCACAAACAGGAACACCTATTCAATCTGCTAAGGTTTCACAAGCTGttgacaaacaaaaagatatttccAAGAGGCAGTTGGACTTTGAGCACAGAGTTGAATTCCAATCTGAAGATAGCAGAGACTCTGTAAGCAAAGACAGTAGAATTTCGGGAGTGTACTCTAGACATTCTGATGGGTATGGAATGGATGTGGACAGTGAAAATTCCATGGAGTGTGCTGCATTTAAATCTACTAATTCTATATCCTTAGTAGAGACCAGTGACATACCTAGGCCAGCTGATATTGAATTTCCTGCATTAATTGATCCATTCAgtaaaaaactactgaattctCTGCTAGAATATGTTAAATTTCCAAATAAGACGCATGCTGATGGATATGTCGAGGTCAGAACCATTCCCAAAGTGCAATTGGCAACTGTTGTTAGTGTCGGACACAGCAAATTATCCATTGACAAGCAGCTCGGTAAAGGAAATTACGGCGCAGTTTTTCTGTGCCTCGATTTACATTCTAATAAGTCTGTAGCAGTGAAATACCAAAAGCCGAGCCGACCTTGGGAGTTCTACATTTGCCAGGAAATAAAAGCAAGAATAAAAGACCCATTCAtggtaatgttttattgttatttaaaatcacgaaagaatattgaaataaaattttactaataACATTTTCCATTCCAGCTTCCAGGATACATGGACATAACAACTGCCTTCTTAGGAGATAATGCCAGCTTATTTGTGTCGGAATATTCGAAATATGGATCTCTGTTAGATGTCGCTAATAAAATCAGAGCTGCTACTTCTAAATGTATAAATGAATTTATCGTAATCCTACTAACATCGGAGATGTTGTCGATAATTCACTACTTACATAAAGCTCAGATCATACATGCTGACATTAAGCCTGACAACTTTTTGCTGATGAAGATGTAAGTATACCATACCAATTTATGAAAATACTAACAGGCCTTCTCTATCCCATATATGTGCCAAACATTTTAGTTGCattataaaattgtatcttaCCCCTATATTATTGCAGACCTACACAGGAATGGAGAACCCCATCTTTGCAACTGATTGATCTTGGCTGTGCAATAGACATGTCCCTGTTTCCTGAAGGGACTACATTTAGAGAAGTAAGTATTCAGGacaaaaaattgtaaaatttataattttatttaaaagaaaaatctttataaaacattttttttttaattaagcatttttaaaacattttttttctgttttagttgattGCAACAGAGGGTTTCACATGTACTGAGATGAGGGAAAGAAAACCTTGGACTTATCAAACTGATCTTTACTGCCTGGCGGGTACAATACACGTCATTTTAATGGGCAGTTATATGAAAGTAGCTAATCGGTTAGGACAATGGAATATAGACAAGAAACTTCCAAGGTGAGTTAATTGGTTTTCTTGTGTTATAAAAC
It encodes:
- the LOC110373812 gene encoding uncharacterized protein LOC110373812 isoform X2 — its product is MDIDVSKENIQPLRGGRNLVQLGTALQAQSDVEAQRQLQLQKEEHEAAIRLYQGTDPLDPWFNYIQWVEQCYPKHGHEGHIDKLIKDCLQLFENERKYYQDRRFVKLWIKYVDCLSNPLEIYQRLYNTGIGVECSEFYRAWACYCEESGDYKKANQVYMLGLQAKAQPLDELEQAHMNFQLFFAQRMLHDDSPTKRKAASALAETRMALTSLKSFKRRNIANVPIQRVGESVRSSVPGVVRQQAGNYDNRLPNSNVMVNVYEDAPSTSQATIPIAEDPGPASLVQACSNVENQKEVGMWTNPKTKMVHSNVVPHQPLPFTPYEDEDDVLRLPANHMPYCVDDLSFTVPLCVPDPPDSTKIPCYNKSQVYVNEQEYSLEEIRSRKYNLEIKVKTEKTEVTEVPQKYENINETLAQCSALETLANCALDTEQDHLGQLMPLTMPTLQNITKVTNMHSPGEPKVLVNLDSKEFSELTAAKKVDENYKPSSSMSDKENDMLTSSNNYGNENAVPNYGKNNLMEEFNRSLMGNLLGDSVTVNTKEARWELRNLFNDNEPSIVQPVVQQFEVPNFDIHEDRSITMAINTKKKQELTEMNVVPQDKENASKFQAPAPAVQQTVNKTAYYEEPSCTQVFNFNIKDASTPNMSQFKKPTSCIDQSTKFPSMPKFCMDESAIEHQEAGLTKRDESSRQHATDQHATVANQGDGLSVIMEATREYNSSSGQSTRTNFTAYTTNYDSMYNNNDPSQQPTTSKRSSISSQPRQLNGQFARIHPQKREMPENKVAAPSTSAYPSHDHQYQKPMPPNYNGYSPQQRSMHAHYQQQNYSYQQNYSNNQMMNQQQQQGYVSPSSNAYHSPQHTGMQSPHAMGSNVAPGFQSPTYSNQVGYHSPGHAMMSPQQNFASRQDYHYPSQTDRQHIYVNQHQQQQQHQQHQQQQQHQQQQHQQQHQQHQQQQQHQQQQQQQQHQQQQQQHQQQQQQLQQQQQQAAVFQSPPHQTQYQNAQYYQRPSPAAAPANQGYNQQGYHMHNQYNNANMYPNHSSNQSYNTMQSQYRQHPKQMVENSPAGYGATNNQSFQIYQSPQAAQSNYRSPAAHATNVPEQSSEMHLMPDNAAGGDHNVSNKNNTGSKNQQTHKSPTSALRNVRHDQPNPVKIGQKSPDIGFSNQYLNFISNRNEPKDNANTPKFSNSPSISQKMHKNLYVSSPEQAQIPPSSGMSDSDSKDGMTAQTGTPIQSAKVSQAVDKQKDISKRQLDFEHRVEFQSEDSRDSVSKDSRISGVYSRHSDGYGMDVDSENSMECAAFKSTNSISLVETSDIPRPADIEFPALIDPFSKKLLNSLLEYVKFPNKTHADGYVEVRTIPKVQLATVVSVGHSKLSIDKQLGKGNYGAVFLCLDLHSNKSVAVKYQKPSRPWEFYICQEIKARIKDPFMLPGYMDITTAFLGDNASLFVSEYSKYGSLLDVANKIRAATSKCINEFIVILLTSEMLSIIHYLHKAQIIHADIKPDNFLLMKIPTQEWRTPSLQLIDLGCAIDMSLFPEGTTFRELIATEGFTCTEMRERKPWTYQTDLYCLAGTIHVILMGSYMKVANRLGQWNIDKKLPRYMKVGLWDKIFTTLLNVPDCNNLPDLMELKNEVDSVLNEIDNLGSQLRNFANVLKSR
- the LOC110373812 gene encoding myb-like protein P isoform X1; this encodes MDIDVSKENIQPLRGGRNLVQLGTALQAQSDVEAQRQLQLQKEEHEAAIRLYQGTDPLDPWFNYIQWVEQCYPKHGHEGHIDKLIKDCLQLFENERKYYQDRRFVKLWIKYVDCLSNPLEIYQRLYNTGIGVECSEFYRAWACYCEESGDYKKANQVYMLGLQAKAQPLDELEQAHMNFQLFFAQRMLHDDSPTKRKAASALAETRMALTSLKSFKRRNIANVPIQRVGESVRSSVPGVVRQQAGNYDNRLPNSNVMVNVYEDAPSTSQATIPIAEDPGPASLVQACSNVENQKEVGMWTNPKTKMVHSNVVPHQPLPFTPYEDEDDVLRLPANHMPYCVDDLSFTVPLCVPDPPDSTKIPCYNKSQVYVNEQEYSLEEIRSRKYNLEIKVKTEKTEVTEVPQKYENINETLAQCSALETLANCALDTEQDHLGQLMPLTMPTLQNITKVTNMHSPGEPKVLVNLDSKEFSELTAAKKVDENYKPSSSMSDKENDMLTSSNNYGNENAVPNYGKNNLMEEFNRSLMGNLLGDSVTVNTKEARWELRNLFNDNEPSIVQPVVQQFEVPNFDIHEDRSITMAINTKKKQELTEMNVVPQDKENASKFQAPAPAVQQTVNKTAYYEEPSCTQVFNFNIKDASTPNMSQFKKPTSCIDQSTKFPSMPKFCMDESAIEHQEAGLTKRDESSRQHATDQHATVANQGDGLSVIMEATREYNSKSGSSSSGQSTRTNFTAYTTNYDSMYNNNDPSQQPTTSKRSSISSQPRQLNGQFARIHPQKREMPENKVAAPSTSAYPSHDHQYQKPMPPNYNGYSPQQRSMHAHYQQQNYSYQQNYSNNQMMNQQQQQGYVSPSSNAYHSPQHTGMQSPHAMGSNVAPGFQSPTYSNQVGYHSPGHAMMSPQQNFASRQDYHYPSQTDRQHIYVNQHQQQQQHQQHQQQQQHQQQQHQQQHQQHQQQQQHQQQQQQQQHQQQQQQHQQQQQQLQQQQQQAAVFQSPPHQTQYQNAQYYQRPSPAAAPANQGYNQQGYHMHNQYNNANMYPNHSSNQSYNTMQSQYRQHPKQMVENSPAGYGATNNQSFQIYQSPQAAQSNYRSPAAHATNVPEQSSEMHLMPDNAAGGDHNVSNKNNTGSKNQQTHKSPTSALRNVRHDQPNPVKIGQKSPDIGFSNQYLNFISNRNEPKDNANTPKFSNSPSISQKMHKNLYVSSPEQAQIPPSSGMSDSDSKDGMTAQTGTPIQSAKVSQAVDKQKDISKRQLDFEHRVEFQSEDSRDSVSKDSRISGVYSRHSDGYGMDVDSENSMECAAFKSTNSISLVETSDIPRPADIEFPALIDPFSKKLLNSLLEYVKFPNKTHADGYVEVRTIPKVQLATVVSVGHSKLSIDKQLGKGNYGAVFLCLDLHSNKSVAVKYQKPSRPWEFYICQEIKARIKDPFMLPGYMDITTAFLGDNASLFVSEYSKYGSLLDVANKIRAATSKCINEFIVILLTSEMLSIIHYLHKAQIIHADIKPDNFLLMKIPTQEWRTPSLQLIDLGCAIDMSLFPEGTTFRELIATEGFTCTEMRERKPWTYQTDLYCLAGTIHVILMGSYMKVANRLGQWNIDKKLPRYMKVGLWDKIFTTLLNVPDCNNLPDLMELKNEVDSVLNEIDNLGSQLRNFANVLKSR